A part of Rubrobacter calidifluminis genomic DNA contains:
- a CDS encoding YIP1 family protein — MSFQTGSGGAGGAPTGREFEPSVPFSSFVETAREVLLRPVGFFRGLAREGDYLSPLLFALICYGVSTFLGGVVGLILGREGIGGLILGVVSGIVGGAVGLFIGAGIYHLLVVLMAGPQRAGYEGTFRVAAYASVTTLVSWVPLIGWILSLYGIYLSIVGIREVHSTTTGRAAAIVLIPAVVFFILAMILILLAGIALFLGSGR, encoded by the coding sequence GTGAGCTTTCAGACCGGTTCTGGTGGGGCTGGAGGTGCCCCGACGGGTAGGGAGTTCGAGCCTTCGGTCCCGTTCTCGAGCTTCGTGGAGACGGCGAGGGAGGTCCTGCTGAGGCCGGTGGGATTTTTCCGGGGCCTCGCTAGGGAGGGGGACTATCTCAGCCCGCTCTTGTTCGCGCTGATCTGTTACGGGGTATCCACCTTTCTCGGTGGGGTCGTCGGGCTCATCCTGGGTCGAGAGGGGATCGGGGGTTTGATCTTGGGAGTGGTCTCCGGCATCGTGGGGGGTGCGGTGGGGCTTTTTATCGGGGCCGGGATCTACCACCTGCTCGTGGTCCTGATGGCTGGTCCGCAGCGCGCCGGATATGAGGGGACGTTTCGCGTGGCGGCGTACGCCTCGGTTACCACGCTGGTGAGCTGGGTTCCCCTGATCGGCTGGATCTTGAGCCTCTATGGCATCTACCTCTCGATCGTCGGTATACGGGAGGTGCACTCCACGACCACGGGGCGGGCCGCCGCGATCGTGCTCATCCCGGCGGTCGTGTTTTTCATCCTCGCCATGATATTGATCCTGCTTGCCGGGATCGCGCTGTTCCTGGGGTCGGGGAGATAG
- a CDS encoding isocitrate/isopropylmalate dehydrogenase family protein, with amino-acid sequence MAQTVTLIPGDGTGPELTDSVKEVIGALGVDIEWEIVEAGESVMEKEGTPLPDYVLESIRRNKVALKGPLTTPVGTGFRSVNVALRKELDLYANIRPALSLPGLDLPYKDIDIVLYRENTEDLYAGVEHWVGKHAAESIKIITEEGTERFCRLAFERSREQGRRHVTVVHKANIMKYTDGLFRDVFFRVAKEYEDDFEEIDDRIVDNMAMQLVTKPHLYDVLVCPNLYGDILSDLCAGLTGGLGVAPGANIGDEIAVFEPVHGSTPKYAGQNRANPLATLLSAKNMLIHLGYEEDAERMQRAIEAALKSPETRTKDLGGTAGTREFTKTIVANL; translated from the coding sequence GTGGCACAAACCGTTACCCTCATCCCCGGAGACGGCACCGGCCCCGAGCTGACCGATTCGGTAAAAGAGGTGATCGGGGCGCTCGGGGTGGATATCGAGTGGGAGATCGTCGAGGCCGGGGAGAGCGTGATGGAGAAGGAGGGCACGCCGCTCCCGGACTACGTTCTCGAATCCATCCGGCGCAACAAGGTCGCTCTGAAGGGGCCACTCACGACGCCCGTCGGGACGGGGTTCCGCTCGGTCAACGTGGCGCTGCGCAAGGAGCTTGATCTGTACGCCAACATCCGGCCCGCCCTGAGCCTGCCGGGGCTCGACCTCCCGTACAAGGACATAGACATCGTCCTCTACCGGGAGAACACCGAAGATCTCTATGCGGGCGTCGAGCACTGGGTCGGCAAGCACGCGGCGGAGTCCATCAAGATCATCACCGAGGAAGGCACCGAGCGCTTCTGCCGCCTGGCCTTCGAGCGTTCCAGGGAGCAGGGCCGCAGGCACGTAACGGTCGTTCACAAGGCCAACATCATGAAGTACACCGATGGGCTCTTCCGGGATGTCTTCTTCCGGGTCGCAAAAGAGTACGAGGACGACTTCGAAGAGATAGACGACCGCATCGTTGACAACATGGCGATGCAGCTCGTCACGAAGCCTCATCTCTACGACGTGCTCGTCTGCCCCAACCTCTACGGCGACATCCTCTCCGATCTCTGCGCCGGCCTCACCGGTGGTCTCGGGGTCGCGCCCGGAGCCAACATCGGGGACGAGATAGCCGTCTTCGAGCCGGTGCACGGCTCCACCCCCAAGTACGCCGGTCAGAACAGGGCCAACCCGCTCGCGACCCTGCTCTCGGCCAAGAACATGCTCATCCACCTCGGTTACGAGGAGGACGCGGAGCGGATGCAGCGAGCCATAGAGGCGGCTCTCAAGAGCCCCGAGACGCGCACCAAAGACCTCGGCGGGACTGCGGGGACCAGGGAGTTCACGAAAACGATCGTGGCCAACCTCTGA
- a CDS encoding glycosyltransferase family 4 protein translates to MTRLRHTLDELSRLGDEVVVFAPSGGPERYAGARILGVRGIPFPMYPQVKLCPPHPGLGRALSEFGPDVVHVVNPVILGPGGVYYARRMGVPLVASYHTNIATYASLYKLGFLANFARRAIRGLHNQANLNLCTSEATARYLRNEGVRRVRLWPQGVDSRLFSPEKRSVAWRKRLSDGHPDERLLLFVGRLAREKGISSLKHVLRELSGVRLAVVGDGPDRGRLEREFSGLPATFTGFLHGEDLARAYASADLFLFPSTTETLGMAMLEAMASGLPVVAARSGASEEVVEEGKSGRLYSPKDPSGLVDAVSEILGDEERMRRLRTGARGAALGRSWEEATRTLRGYYKALGGRL, encoded by the coding sequence GTGACCCGTCTGCGCCACACCCTCGACGAGCTCTCCCGTCTCGGAGATGAGGTGGTCGTCTTCGCTCCCTCCGGGGGGCCCGAGCGCTATGCCGGGGCCAGGATCCTGGGGGTCCGCGGGATCCCTTTCCCGATGTACCCCCAGGTCAAGCTCTGTCCGCCCCATCCCGGGCTCGGGCGGGCTTTGAGCGAGTTCGGGCCGGATGTGGTTCACGTGGTGAACCCGGTGATACTCGGACCCGGGGGCGTCTACTACGCCCGCAGGATGGGGGTGCCGCTCGTCGCCTCCTACCATACCAATATAGCCACCTACGCCTCGCTGTACAAGCTGGGTTTTCTGGCGAACTTCGCCCGCCGGGCGATAAGAGGGTTGCACAACCAGGCCAACCTCAACCTCTGTACATCTGAGGCGACGGCGCGTTACCTCCGGAACGAGGGCGTCCGGCGCGTCCGGCTCTGGCCGCAGGGGGTGGACTCGCGCCTCTTCTCTCCCGAGAAGCGCTCGGTGGCATGGAGAAAACGCCTCTCCGACGGACACCCCGACGAACGTCTGCTCTTGTTCGTCGGCAGGCTCGCTCGGGAGAAGGGGATATCTTCCCTCAAGCACGTTCTGCGGGAGCTGTCGGGGGTAAGGCTGGCCGTGGTAGGTGATGGACCGGACCGCGGGAGGCTCGAGCGTGAGTTCTCCGGCCTGCCGGCCACCTTCACCGGTTTTCTGCACGGTGAAGATCTCGCGCGGGCCTACGCTTCCGCGGATCTTTTCCTCTTCCCTTCTACCACCGAGACCCTCGGGATGGCGATGCTCGAGGCCATGGCCTCCGGGCTCCCGGTCGTGGCGGCCCGCAGCGGGGCTTCGGAGGAGGTGGTGGAGGAGGGAAAGAGCGGGCGGCTGTATTCGCCCAAGGATCCGTCCGGTCTGGTCGATGCCGTGAGCGAAATACTCGGGGACGAAGAGCGGATGCGTCGGCTGCGGACGGGAGCCAGAGGTGCGGCTCTGGGGCGCAGCTGGGAGGAGGCGACGCGTACCCTGAGGGGGTACTACAAGGCGCTCGGCGGCCGGTTGTAA
- the thrS gene encoding threonine--tRNA ligase, translated as MSSVRLPDGTELHVEPGERASDVARRIGPRLAREAVAARLDGRLVDLDAPLDGAREFEVITRDSPEGLYVMRHSAAHVMAQAILELYPGSRLTIGPPVEDGFYYDIEVAGRITEEDLPRIEEKMREIVERDLPIRREEVSKEEAERLYADNPYKLELIQDLEDGEISIYRQGDFYDLCRGPHVPSTGRIGAFKLQSIAGAYWRGDENNPMLTRIYGTAWPSEKQLKAYLKRLEEARARDHRRLGRELDLFTFSSEVGAGIPLFLPKGETLRHLMESFVREVQSRHGYEHVWTGNVVNEKLYARSGHLDHYRDAMFPPMKDGENVYRLKPMNCPSHMVLFNSRSHSYRDLPVRYAEFATLYRYEKSGELSGLTRVRALTQDDAHVFCTEEQVQEEFARALAIIREVLDTYGFTDYRVRLSLRDPDSSKYIADEEKWQRAEDALRSALDAAGIAYEPVEGEAAFYGPKADFMAKDVLGREWQLSTIQVDFIQPGRLGCEYVGEDGEKHTPVLLHRAVTGTTERFMAVLIEHYAGAFPVWLAPVQAVVIPVADRHLEYAREVGGKLSAGGVRVEVDDSPNTMQKKIRENSRRKVPYLLIVGDREAEAGSVNVRRRGEKKQEEMDLASFVALVDGQVGEVFGSRRRPS; from the coding sequence ATGTCTTCAGTCAGGTTGCCCGATGGAACAGAGTTGCACGTCGAGCCCGGGGAGCGGGCCAGTGACGTCGCGCGGAGGATAGGTCCCCGCCTGGCGCGTGAGGCGGTCGCGGCGCGCCTGGATGGGCGACTCGTCGACCTCGATGCGCCGCTGGATGGGGCGCGGGAGTTCGAGGTCATAACCAGGGATTCGCCTGAGGGGCTCTACGTGATGCGGCATTCGGCGGCGCACGTGATGGCGCAGGCGATACTCGAGCTCTATCCCGGCAGCAGGCTCACCATCGGGCCGCCGGTCGAGGACGGTTTCTACTACGACATCGAGGTGGCGGGGCGTATAACCGAGGAGGATCTGCCGCGCATCGAAGAGAAGATGCGCGAGATCGTGGAGAGGGATCTCCCGATAAGGCGCGAGGAGGTCTCAAAAGAGGAGGCCGAGCGGCTCTACGCGGACAACCCGTACAAACTGGAGCTGATCCAGGATCTGGAGGACGGGGAGATCTCCATCTACCGGCAGGGTGATTTCTACGATCTGTGCCGGGGGCCGCACGTGCCGAGCACGGGCAGGATCGGGGCTTTCAAGCTGCAGAGCATCGCTGGAGCCTACTGGCGGGGGGATGAAAATAACCCCATGCTCACCCGCATCTACGGCACCGCATGGCCGAGTGAGAAGCAACTCAAGGCGTATTTGAAGAGGCTCGAGGAGGCGAGGGCCCGGGATCACCGCCGACTTGGGCGCGAGCTGGATCTTTTTACCTTTTCTTCCGAGGTCGGGGCCGGGATACCGCTCTTTTTACCCAAAGGAGAGACGCTCCGGCACCTGATGGAGAGCTTCGTGCGAGAGGTGCAGAGCCGCCACGGTTACGAGCACGTCTGGACGGGCAACGTGGTCAACGAAAAGCTCTACGCCCGCTCTGGGCACCTCGACCACTACCGGGATGCGATGTTCCCCCCGATGAAGGACGGGGAGAACGTCTACCGGCTCAAACCGATGAACTGTCCGAGCCACATGGTCCTCTTCAACTCCCGCTCTCACTCCTACCGGGATCTCCCGGTACGCTACGCGGAGTTCGCCACCCTCTACCGCTACGAGAAGAGCGGAGAGCTCTCCGGCCTGACGCGGGTGCGCGCGCTCACCCAGGATGACGCCCACGTCTTCTGCACCGAGGAGCAGGTGCAGGAAGAGTTCGCCCGGGCGCTCGCGATCATCCGGGAGGTGCTCGATACCTACGGTTTTACCGACTACCGGGTGCGGCTCTCGCTGCGCGATCCCGACAGCAGCAAGTACATCGCCGACGAAGAGAAGTGGCAGCGGGCCGAAGACGCCCTGCGGAGCGCGCTCGACGCCGCCGGGATAGCCTACGAACCCGTCGAGGGCGAGGCTGCTTTCTACGGGCCTAAGGCAGACTTCATGGCGAAAGACGTACTCGGGCGTGAGTGGCAGCTCTCCACGATCCAGGTCGACTTCATCCAGCCCGGCCGGCTCGGGTGCGAGTACGTCGGTGAGGATGGAGAGAAACACACCCCGGTCCTGCTGCATCGGGCGGTGACGGGAACCACCGAGCGCTTCATGGCCGTGCTAATCGAGCACTACGCGGGTGCGTTTCCGGTCTGGCTCGCTCCGGTGCAGGCCGTCGTGATCCCGGTCGCGGACCGTCACCTGGAGTACGCCAGGGAGGTGGGCGGGAAGCTCTCTGCCGGAGGGGTACGGGTAGAGGTAGACGACTCTCCGAACACCATGCAGAAGAAGATCCGGGAGAACTCGCGCAGAAAAGTCCCCTACCTGCTCATAGTAGGAGACAGAGAGGCCGAGGCGGGGAGCGTCAACGTACGTCGGCGAGGGGAGAAGAAGCAGGAGGAGATGGACCTCGCTTCCTTCGTCGCTCTCGTCGATGGTCAGGTCGGAGAGGTCTTCGGCTCCCGTAGACGTCCGAGTTGA
- the rpmI gene encoding 50S ribosomal protein L35, with protein MPKMKTHKGAAGRFEVGKRGRIRRRRSGHNHILEKKSPKRKRRLNTETTVHPNDVAQVRRLLGVR; from the coding sequence ATGCCGAAGATGAAGACGCACAAGGGCGCCGCCGGGCGCTTCGAGGTGGGCAAGCGAGGGAGGATCCGGCGCCGCCGCAGCGGTCACAACCACATCCTGGAGAAGAAGAGTCCGAAACGCAAGCGCAGGCTCAACACCGAGACCACGGTCCATCCGAACGACGTGGCTCAGGTGCGGCGTCTTCTGGGGGTGAGGTAG
- the rplT gene encoding 50S ribosomal protein L20, which translates to MARAARSVHARKKRRKILKQARGYRGTKHSSYKRAKEQVWKSGVYAYVGRKQKKRDFRALWIQRINAAARQHGLSYSRFIQGVKLAGIDLDRKILADLAVNEPEAFAAVVSRAKEALEADGEARQPAAAD; encoded by the coding sequence TTGGCCCGGGCGGCGCGCAGCGTACACGCCCGCAAGAAGCGGCGCAAGATCCTCAAGCAGGCCAGGGGCTATCGCGGGACCAAGCACAGCTCCTACAAGCGGGCGAAGGAGCAGGTCTGGAAGAGCGGCGTCTACGCCTACGTCGGGCGCAAGCAGAAGAAGCGTGACTTCAGGGCGCTCTGGATCCAGCGGATAAACGCCGCCGCCCGTCAGCACGGGCTATCCTATTCGCGGTTCATCCAGGGCGTGAAGCTGGCCGGAATCGACCTCGATCGCAAGATCCTGGCGGACCTCGCCGTGAACGAGCCGGAGGCTTTCGCCGCCGTGGTCTCGCGGGCCAAGGAGGCGCTTGAGGCCGACGGGGAAGCGCGGCAGCCGGCTGCCGCAGACTAG